A window of the Tachysurus fulvidraco isolate hzauxx_2018 chromosome 6, HZAU_PFXX_2.0, whole genome shotgun sequence genome harbors these coding sequences:
- the rprma gene encoding protein reprimo A: MKMNSTTFNQTDGGIFSNRTEEILSCCNFSSVVTDDSFVAAAAPDDERSLFIMRAVQIAVMCVLSLTVVFGIFFLGCNLLIKSEGMINFLVTDRRPSKEVEAVIVSVY; this comes from the coding sequence atgaaaatgaacagcACAACGTTTAACCAAACGGACGGTGGGATTTTTTCCAACCGGACAGAGGAGATTTTGTCGTGTTGTAACTTCTCGTCTGTGGTGACGGACGACAGCTTCGTGGCAGCGGCGGCACCCGACGATGAGCGCAGCCTCTTCATCATGAGAGCCGTGCAGATCGCCGTGATGTGCGTGTTGTCTCTCACCGTGGTGTTCGGCATCTTTTTTCTCGGCTGCAACCTTCTCATCAAGTCCGAGGGGATGATTAACTTTTTGGTGACGGATCGGCGACCGAGCAAAGAAGTGGAAGCGGTTATAGTGAGCGTTTATTAG